One Natrinema sp. DC36 genomic window, GCCCAGTAACAGGTCACGAGTCTGGGCGCGGGAAGCGTTCGATACAGAGGAACTAGCTGGCATTGACTAGATGGCTTTATGCCGACAGACCGCCTCTCAGATAGCGGTTCACATGAAGACACAGTACTACACCGCGACGAGTATCGACGGGTATCTTGCCGACGAGGACAATTCACTCGACTGGCTGTTCCAGTTCGGAGAGATTGATGAGATTGAGGGCGTCCAGGACAGCTTCCCACAGTTCGTCGAGCACGTTGGCGCGGTGGCCATGGGTTCGACGACGTATGAGTGGGTCGTCGAGCAGGAGGGCCTCTTAGAGGAGCCGGAACAGTGGCCGTACGAGGACCCGGTCTGGGTGTTTAGCAGTCGAGAATTACCGATGGTCGACGGGGCCGACATACACTTCGTGCGGGGAGACGTTGCGCCCGTCCATGCGGAGATGGTGAGGGCCGCAGACGGGAAAAACGTCTGGCTCGTCGGTGGCGGTGACCTCGTCGGCCAGTTCCACGATCAGGGGCTACTTGATGAGATCATTCTCAGCGTTGCGCCTGTCACGCTCGCTTCGGGTGCACCACTCCTGCCTCGCAGGATCACTACCCCGCCCTTGCGACTGACTGACGTACAAAAACAGGGTGACGTTTTTGCGGAGTTGACCTACGAGGTACAACACTCCAGCCAAGGCTAATTCTTGCTTAGTACCGTTGTTACTCATGGAGTTTTCTTATCGTTTTAATAGAATAGTTGTGCTGTTGGCAGAGTTGGCAGTGAACATGCACGCCCGCAAGAGGGGTTCGCAGCTGCCCTAGGTATCACACAAAGGCGGGCTCCTCACCAGCCCATTCCCGGATTTTCGGCGGCCTGCCGTACCCAGGAGGCGACCTGCTCCTCGTCCAGCAGGTCCGTTTCTTCGAGGTCCAGGGCCTGTCTGTCCGGCCCCGTACCGCTGGGGGGCCTCGGATCGAGGTACGATTCGGCTACGAACGCGAGCTTCACGTGTTTCGAGAACGCGCTGAACGAGGCGAACCATCCCTGCTCTTCGGCGCCGTAGAACGGCTGGTGCCACTTCACGGCGCGGCGCACGTCGGGCACTTCCTGCTGGATGATCTCGTCGAACCGCGTCGCAACCTCGCGCTTCCACCCCGGCAGCGCTGTGATGAACGCCTTCACCGCTGCTGAGCCGTCGGTGTCGTCGTCCTTCCTAGCCGCTTGATACCGTTTTTGGTGTTTCCCCCACTCTTCCTCGGTGGGAACCTGGTCCGGCAACTTGACCTCCCCGAACTCCTCGTCCACGATGGTGGTCTCTCCCTCTCGGCCCGACATCGCGGTCACGACCAGGACCGGGTCAGATTCATCTGGTCCCGAATACAGATCGAAGTCCAGGCGCAACGTCCCCTCTCGCCAGTGGCGAGCGAAGCCCACCCAGCCGTCGGGGTGGTCGTCCCGGGGGTCTTCCTCGACTCGGAACAGACCCAGCAGTGCTGGGATGGCGTCGGCACCCCACTGGAGTCCGCGATCCGGGTCCGTGAACTGGACCCCCTCATCGTGGCCTTTCTCGTAGTAAGGCGCTCTGATTACTCGGTTCGCCAGCACAAGGTCGCTGACCTGTTGCGCCGTAATTGAACTGGGCATACTATAATCACTCACCGAAAGGTGGTCCAGCATCACTAAGACCCCTATGGTTCAACATGTTTGTGACAATACCTGTCGCTCGTGCTCGGCTGTCTCCGGAGCTACCTGGCGAAAGTTTAGTCGAATACATGGCTCGTCGGTCACCCTATCACCAACTGGAACACAACGAATCCAGTGACGAAGAAGAGGACGATACCGACGAGAGCGTGTAGCGAGGGGTGCATCGCACTACCCGCCAGCAACGAGTAGTGTGCCCCAGTAGCCAGGAGGATCGAGAGCAGTACGGAGAGGCTGATCTTCCCCCACTCCGTGTTTTCACCAGTCCTGGAGTCTTCGCCCGCGTTTCTGGGAGTGGAGTCGGTCGACATGGTCAGCCCTCCACCTGGCCAGCGAGCTTCTCGAGGGAGTCTTCCCAGGCCTCCGCGACCCCGTACTCCTCGATATCGACGTCCTCGGGGATGCCCTCTAGACGGAGAGTGATCTCGGTCCCGTCAGGAACGCTATCCAGAGTGACCGTCACAGTACTGTGGTCATCACCCTCTCCTGTCTCCTCGGTCCAGACAATCTTCTCGCCGCGTTCTAGTTCCCGATAGGTTCCTTCGAACGTGTGGGAGTACTGGTCCATCCCCTCTGCCTCGCCGACGTTCTCGATTCGGAAGGACCCGCCCTCCTCAGCCTCAACCTCCTGGACGTCGGCGCGGAATCCTTCCGGGGGCGCCCACACAGCCATGTCCGGGGGGTTCAGGAACGCCTCATAGACCCGCTCGGGGGACGCTTCTATTACACGCTTTACAGTTATACACTGTCCTCCGTCCACAGTGTTCTCCGTCGTCGGTGCATCGCCTTCGTTGGGATTGTTTGTCATTGGTCTTCGTTCTCCAGATGGTTGGCCAGCGCATCCAAGCGGTCCTCCCAGAAGACGCGGTATTGGGTTAGCCACCCGAACGCCGCGGAAAGCGGTACAGCATCGAGGTGGCAGCGACGAACGGTACCGTCCTTCTTAACGTCGATCAAGCCAGCGTCCTCCAGCACGCGCAGGTGCTTGGATATGGCAGGCAGGGAAATGTCGTGAGGTTCGGCCAACTCGCTCACACTTTCGGGACCGTCGGTCAACTGTTCGAGAATTGACCGACGGATCGGGTGTGAGAGTGCCTGGAAGACTGCGTCGAGGTCCAGACCGGCTGGCTCCTGTTCAACCATCTAATCAAGTATACGAGCCTCAACTATTTAACCTTCTAGTTAAATAGTCGCTCAGGGCACATTGAAGTTGGATGCAATAACCCACTTTCGACGAATTAATCCATTCACCCGTCACAATGTCTGCATGTAGCGATCTGATGAATCCATCCTCTCTATGCAGCACCGGGTGATCTACCAGAAGGGGGGTTGTTCGGTTATTTGTGGTGGACTCGACGGAGTGCATCGGCGGTCGCGGTTCCGGATATCCGGATGTACTTCTGGGCAGTCGCCAGGTCACTCCATCCCATCAGTGCTTGTAGCGGTACCAGGGCTACTCCCTTGTACGCATGATGGCTGGCTGCTGTTGCCCGCAGACAGTGTGGATAAATTCGTCCAGTGAGATTCGCTTGTTCGGCGGCTTCTTCGACGCGTCGGTTGACCGTTGACCGCGACCGTGGGAAGCCACTATAGCGGTTTGCGAACCGTTCAATACAGAGTTCGATTCGCAGTGAGAGATCAAAGGGGATTGACCGAGCTGACGCGACAGTCTTAGGGTGCCAGCGTGAAGCGATAGCGTCGGTTTCAGTCAGTTGGTCATTGTGAGCGACTTCCTGTCGGGCCTGTCGCCGACAGTAACCACAGTCACACGGCTCGTGCTGTGGAATCCGAATGAGCTTGCGGTTCCAGTCTAACCAAGCGCTATGAAAGTGTGCGATTTCCCCAGCGCGAAGGCCAAGCCGACCGCCGAGCAGACAGATGAACCGCGCCTCGAAGCCACGCGGTGCTGGCAGATCACCACACGCCTCTAATAGCAGTTCGAATTCTCGGTCGTTGAGTACATCTTCATGGGAATGGCGGGTGGTCAGTGCCTGTCGGTGTCGGTCGGCCCATTCGTTCTTCGACGTTCCTTGATGAACCATCCTTTGCAGGAGTGTGGTGACCGAGAATGAGTATTCCCCAGACCAACGACAACTACCAGCCACTCTGCTACATAGAGAGCGCATCTCTTGCTCTCCATTTACAGTTGTACCTGGTGTAGCCCGAAAACGGGTTAGCGTTCTCCAGCTTGTACGTCGAAAGAGGCGGTAATCAGCTCGCCATCGGGCTTCGCCTGGAGGAAGAGACGGTATCCACCGGTGGTAGGGAATCGAACGGCGAATCGAACGATACCGTCTTCTGGGTTTGTCTCTTCGGGGTGAACGTGAAGATATGCGAGGTCACCGTCTCGAAGCGCTACGAGGTGGCCGAGTGCACCGAGATACGGATCGAGATGAGCGACGCCGCCTCCGCCCTGATGCACCTCGAACTCGATATCGACAGTCTCACCCGCAGGGATCTGGTCTGATGAAAGTTCGACACTGTATCCCTGGACTGCGGCCTCTCGTGTGGTTTGCG contains:
- a CDS encoding dihydrofolate reductase family protein; its protein translation is MKTQYYTATSIDGYLADEDNSLDWLFQFGEIDEIEGVQDSFPQFVEHVGAVAMGSTTYEWVVEQEGLLEEPEQWPYEDPVWVFSSRELPMVDGADIHFVRGDVAPVHAEMVRAADGKNVWLVGGGDLVGQFHDQGLLDEIILSVAPVTLASGAPLLPRRITTPPLRLTDVQKQGDVFAELTYEVQHSSQG
- a CDS encoding DUF1801 domain-containing protein, with the protein product MPSSITAQQVSDLVLANRVIRAPYYEKGHDEGVQFTDPDRGLQWGADAIPALLGLFRVEEDPRDDHPDGWVGFARHWREGTLRLDFDLYSGPDESDPVLVVTAMSGREGETTIVDEEFGEVKLPDQVPTEEEWGKHQKRYQAARKDDDTDGSAAVKAFITALPGWKREVATRFDEIIQQEVPDVRRAVKWHQPFYGAEEQGWFASFSAFSKHVKLAFVAESYLDPRPPSGTGPDRQALDLEETDLLDEEQVASWVRQAAENPGMGW
- a CDS encoding SRPBCC domain-containing protein, producing the protein MTNNPNEGDAPTTENTVDGGQCITVKRVIEASPERVYEAFLNPPDMAVWAPPEGFRADVQEVEAEEGGSFRIENVGEAEGMDQYSHTFEGTYRELERGEKIVWTEETGEGDDHSTVTVTLDSVPDGTEITLRLEGIPEDVDIEEYGVAEAWEDSLEKLAGQVEG
- a CDS encoding metalloregulator ArsR/SmtB family transcription factor codes for the protein MVEQEPAGLDLDAVFQALSHPIRRSILEQLTDGPESVSELAEPHDISLPAISKHLRVLEDAGLIDVKKDGTVRRCHLDAVPLSAAFGWLTQYRVFWEDRLDALANHLENEDQ
- a CDS encoding site-specific integrase, which encodes MRSLCSRVAGSCRWSGEYSFSVTTLLQRMVHQGTSKNEWADRHRQALTTRHSHEDVLNDREFELLLEACGDLPAPRGFEARFICLLGGRLGLRAGEIAHFHSAWLDWNRKLIRIPQHEPCDCGYCRRQARQEVAHNDQLTETDAIASRWHPKTVASARSIPFDLSLRIELCIERFANRYSGFPRSRSTVNRRVEEAAEQANLTGRIYPHCLRATAASHHAYKGVALVPLQALMGWSDLATAQKYIRISGTATADALRRVHHK